The following proteins are co-located in the Vigna angularis cultivar LongXiaoDou No.4 chromosome 2, ASM1680809v1, whole genome shotgun sequence genome:
- the LOC108327726 gene encoding putative methylesterase 11, chloroplastic yields MGNICARLKAKPAPPHSTSSKKRSASRRERKLDDAAIREQAIAAAILFKQHQQQQQNFDRSTSLRYPNGVSKKSSGSSNTLPRSSSSRARSLTDPLLQPHQLLNQDVKVDDLETNHIVLVHGGGFGAWCWYKSIALLEESGYKVAAIDLTGSGASSFDTNSITSLSQYVKPLTDFLEKLLEGEKVILVGHDFGGACISYAMEMFPLKISKAVFIAAAMLTNGQSTLDIISQQAGSDDLMQQSQIFIYANGNDLPPTSFDLNKSLLKDLLFNQSPSKDVALASVSMRSVPFAPVLEKLSLSDLKYGSVRRFYIQTLEDNAIPISLQENMINANPPEKVFRLKGADHSPFFSKPQALHKLLVEISRIL; encoded by the exons ATGGGTAACATTTGCGCTCGCTTGAAGGCGAAGCCCGCGCCGCCGCACTCCACCTCCTCGAAAAAGCGCTCCGCTTCCCGCAGAGAGAGGAAGCTCGACGACGCTGCGATTCGCGAGCAGGCCATCGCCGCCGCGATTCTCTTCAAGCAGCatcagcagcagcagcagaaCTTCGATCGCTCCACTTCGCTCAGGTACCCGAATGGGGTCTCCAAGAAGAGCAGTGGGAGCAGCAACACCTTGCCGAGGAGTTCGAGTTCGAGGGCCAGGTCCCTCACCGACCCTCTCCTTCAACCTCATCAACTTCTCAATCAG GATGTGAAAGTTGACGATCTTGAGACAAATCATATTGTCCTTGTTCATGGAGGTGGTTTTGGGGCCTGGTGTTGGTATAAATCCATTGCACTTCTAGAAGAAAGTGGTTATAAAGTAGCTGCAATAGATTTAACTGGTTCTGGAGCGAGCTCATTTGATACAAACAGCATTACAAGTTTGTCACAATATGTGAAGCCACTCACTGACTTCCTTGAAAAACTTCTAGAAGGCGAAAAG GTGATTTTGGTTGGGCATGATTTTGGAGGGGCATGTATATCATATGCAATGGAGATGTTTCCTCTTAAGATTTCCAAAGCTGTGTTTATTGCTGCAGCAATGCTGACGAATGGACAAAGCACTCTCGATATTATTTCTCAGCAG GCAGGTTCAGATGATCTTATGCAACAGTCTCAGATTTTTATATATGCTAACGGGAATGACCTTCCTCCCACTTCTTTTGATCTGAACAAGTCATTGTTGAAGGATTTGTTATTCAACCAAAGTCCCTCCAAA GATGTTGCATTGGCATCTGTCTCCATGAGGTCTGTACCATTTGCACCAGTTTTAGAGAAGCTTTCCCTTTCAGACCTGAAATATGGATCTGTAAGGCGGTTTTATATACAAACTCTTGAAGATAATGCCATACCCATTTCACTTCAGGAGAACATGATAAATGCAAATCCCCCAGAAAAGGTTTTCCGTTTGAAGGGGGCCGATCATTCTCCTTTTTTCTCAAAGCCTCAAGCTCTGCATAAGTTGTTGGTAGAAATCTCAAGGATCCTCTGA
- the LOC108327996 gene encoding uncharacterized FCP1 homology domain-containing protein C1271.03c isoform X1, with product MKALRKENEIVVCGMPKEGIKSATNTESTVLDEANSGRQVSRRVRKFSVSTRNKRKRRKTLRISLVGPSTVSLKKKLIVLDLNGLLVDIVSPPPKDRKADATVGSKALFKRPFYLDFLNFCFEKFEVAIWSSRTRKRIDYVINYLMGNMKQRLLFCWDLSYCTKTSFKSLENKYKPLVFKDLRKIWEKYDSRLPWKNGYYNESNTLLLDDSPYKALLNPPCNSVFPHTFSFQNQSDNSLAAGGDLREYLDGLANAENIQKYVEQHPFGQSAIDERSQSWNFYSKVLDSLSTCQPEK from the exons ATGAAAGCCCTCAGAAAGGAAAACGAAATAGTAGTTTGTGGCATGCCAAAGGAAGGTATAAAAAGTGCTACGAATACTGAGTCAACTGTATTAGATGAAGCAAACAGTGGCAGACAAGTTTCTCGCCGTGTGAGGAAATTTTCTGTTTCtaccagaaataaaagaaaaaggcgAAAAACTTTGCGGATTTCTTTAGTTGGACCGTCAACTGTATCTTTGAAGAAAAAGCTTATTGTTCTTGATCTAAATGGGCTTCTTGTGGACATTGTTTCTCCTCCTCCAAAGGATCGTAAAGCAGATGCAACCGTAGGAAGTAAAGCAC TATTCAAGAGGCCCTTTTATCTTGACTTCCTGAACTTCTGCTTTGAGAAGTTTGAAGTGGCTATATGGTCTTCAAGAACCAG GAAAAGGATCGATTATGTCATTAATTATTTGATGGGAAATATGAAACAAAGGTTACTTTTTTGTTGG GATCTTTCTTATTGTACTAAAACAAGTTTCAAAAGTCTCGAAAACAAGTACAAGCCATTGGTTTTTAAAGATTTGAGGAAAATTTGGGAGAAGTACGATTCCCGTCTTCCATGGAAGAATGGATACTATAATGAATCAAATACATTGTTGTTGGATGATTCTCCATACAAGGCATTACTTAATCCT CCATGCAACTCCGTGTTTCCGCACACATTCAGCTTTCAGAATCAGAGCGACAATTCACTAG CTGCTGGAGGTGATCTGCGAGAATATCTGGATGGATTGGCAAATGCTGAAAATATACAGAAGTATGTGGAGCAACACCCATTTGGTCAAAGTGCTATCGATGAAAGAAGTCAATCTTGGAACTTTTACAGCAAGGTTCTCGATAGTCTTTCTACCTGTCAACctgaaaagtga
- the LOC108327996 gene encoding uncharacterized protein LOC108327996 isoform X2, with protein sequence MKALRKENEIVVCGMPKEGIKSATNTESTVLDEANSGRQVSRRVRKFSVSTRNKRKRRKTLRISLVGPSTVSLKKKLIVLDLNGLLVDIVSPPPKDRKADATVGSKALFKRPFYLDFLNFCFEKFEVAIWSSRTRKRIDYVINYLMGNMKQRLLFCWPCNSVFPHTFSFQNQSDNSLAAGGDLREYLDGLANAENIQKYVEQHPFGQSAIDERSQSWNFYSKVLDSLSTCQPEK encoded by the exons ATGAAAGCCCTCAGAAAGGAAAACGAAATAGTAGTTTGTGGCATGCCAAAGGAAGGTATAAAAAGTGCTACGAATACTGAGTCAACTGTATTAGATGAAGCAAACAGTGGCAGACAAGTTTCTCGCCGTGTGAGGAAATTTTCTGTTTCtaccagaaataaaagaaaaaggcgAAAAACTTTGCGGATTTCTTTAGTTGGACCGTCAACTGTATCTTTGAAGAAAAAGCTTATTGTTCTTGATCTAAATGGGCTTCTTGTGGACATTGTTTCTCCTCCTCCAAAGGATCGTAAAGCAGATGCAACCGTAGGAAGTAAAGCAC TATTCAAGAGGCCCTTTTATCTTGACTTCCTGAACTTCTGCTTTGAGAAGTTTGAAGTGGCTATATGGTCTTCAAGAACCAG GAAAAGGATCGATTATGTCATTAATTATTTGATGGGAAATATGAAACAAAGGTTACTTTTTTGTTGG CCATGCAACTCCGTGTTTCCGCACACATTCAGCTTTCAGAATCAGAGCGACAATTCACTAG CTGCTGGAGGTGATCTGCGAGAATATCTGGATGGATTGGCAAATGCTGAAAATATACAGAAGTATGTGGAGCAACACCCATTTGGTCAAAGTGCTATCGATGAAAGAAGTCAATCTTGGAACTTTTACAGCAAGGTTCTCGATAGTCTTTCTACCTGTCAACctgaaaagtga
- the LOC128195168 gene encoding uncharacterized mitochondrial protein AtMg00810-like, with the protein MEINHIKELLHNRFRIKNLGELKYFLGLEVARSKGGIHLCQRKYALDILEDTGMLGYKPSSTPFLSDTSSLYRLDSFLDDPGPYRRLIGKLLYLTNTRPDLCFSVNLLSQFVQSPTDYHFRAIQHILRYIKSKPSEGLFFPADSPIQLKAFSDSDWATCPKTRRSTTGFCIFLGSSLISWKSKKQRTVSRSSTEAEYRALAATM; encoded by the coding sequence ATGGAGATCAACCACATAAAGGAACTTCTCCATAACAGGTTCCGAATCAAGAACCTAGGAGAACTCAAATACTTCCTAGGATTGGAAGTAGCTAGATCTAAAGGAGGGATCCACTTATGCCAAAGGAAATACGCTCTAGATATACTGGAAGACACAGGAATGTTGGGCTATAAGCCTTCATCTACTCCATTTCTTAGTGACACAAGTTCCTTATACAGATTGGACAGCTTTCTAGATGATCCGGGCCCTTACAGAAGGCTAATAGGGAAGTTATTATACCTCACAAACACTAGACCTGACCTGTGCTTTTCAGTTAATTTACTCAGTCAATTTGTTCAATCACCTACTGATTACCACTTTCGGGCCATCCAACACATTCTCAGGTACATCAAATCTAAGCCATCTGAGGGGTTGTTTTTCCCTGCTGACTCTCCTATACAACTAAAAGCATTCAGTGATTCAGACTGGGCCACATGTCCCAAAACCAGAAGATCCACAACAGGATTCTGCATCTTTCTAGGATCTTCTCTCATTTCATGGAAATCTAAGAAGCAGAGAACTGTCTCCAGATCATctactgaagctgaatatagagCTCTTGCAGCCACTATGTGA